A stretch of the Bacillus sp. B-jedd genome encodes the following:
- a CDS encoding GntP family permease, whose amino-acid sequence MLLFFVLLIGVLLVVIATTKFKIHPFLSLLLGTFFVGFASGMPLAKIVENVNTGFGGLMGGIGLVIVFGTIIGTILEKSGAAFRMAEVVLRVVGPKRPQLSMSLIGYIVSIPVFCDSGFVILSSLRKALAKRAKVAVASMSVALATGLYATHTLVPPTPGPIAAAGNIGAGDFLGTVILIGLIVAIPATAAGYFWAVRVANKIEAEDDGEDLNYDDIVKSFGRMPSTFLSFLPIVLPIVLIGIGSVVTFQKMTGGLANFLIFLGSPLVALLAGVIAAFALLPKYNEETMTKWVGQGLVEAAPILLITGAGGAFGNVIKNTGIAEAIQGWSIGDTFTGALFLLIPFFIAAALKTAQGSSTAALVITSSLIAPMLPALGIEGAVPLALVVMAIGAGAMTVSHVNDSFFWVVTQFTGMKVTDAYKAQTAATLLQGLVTIVTSMLLWAILV is encoded by the coding sequence ATGCTATTATTCTTTGTTTTATTAATTGGCGTTTTATTAGTTGTCATTGCTACCACTAAATTTAAAATCCATCCTTTCCTGTCACTGCTGCTGGGTACGTTCTTTGTCGGATTTGCATCAGGCATGCCCCTGGCAAAAATTGTTGAGAACGTCAATACCGGTTTCGGGGGTCTGATGGGAGGAATCGGGCTGGTCATTGTTTTCGGGACTATTATTGGTACCATCCTTGAAAAATCGGGTGCCGCGTTTAGGATGGCGGAGGTTGTCCTGCGTGTAGTAGGTCCGAAACGTCCGCAGCTGTCGATGAGTCTGATTGGCTATATCGTATCGATTCCCGTTTTCTGTGATTCCGGTTTTGTCATTTTATCAAGCTTGAGAAAAGCACTTGCCAAGCGCGCGAAAGTCGCTGTGGCATCCATGTCCGTTGCCCTTGCGACCGGCCTTTACGCGACCCATACACTTGTGCCGCCAACGCCGGGGCCGATTGCTGCGGCTGGGAATATCGGTGCGGGTGACTTCCTTGGGACTGTCATTCTGATTGGGCTGATTGTTGCGATTCCAGCAACAGCCGCGGGTTATTTCTGGGCTGTCAGAGTAGCGAACAAAATTGAAGCTGAAGATGATGGTGAGGATTTGAATTACGATGACATCGTCAAGTCATTTGGGCGGATGCCTTCTACTTTCCTGTCCTTTTTGCCAATTGTCCTGCCGATTGTCCTGATCGGTATCGGGTCGGTTGTTACGTTTCAAAAAATGACTGGCGGCCTAGCGAATTTCCTCATATTCCTTGGCTCACCACTCGTTGCGTTGCTAGCTGGCGTCATCGCCGCTTTTGCCCTTCTGCCAAAATACAATGAAGAGACAATGACGAAGTGGGTGGGGCAGGGCCTGGTTGAAGCTGCGCCAATCCTTCTTATTACCGGCGCTGGAGGCGCTTTTGGCAACGTTATTAAAAACACCGGGATCGCTGAAGCCATTCAAGGCTGGTCCATTGGTGACACATTTACCGGTGCATTGTTCCTGCTGATTCCGTTCTTTATCGCCGCCGCTTTAAAAACGGCACAGGGATCTTCAACAGCAGCATTGGTAATCACCTCATCACTCATTGCGCCAATGCTCCCGGCACTCGGCATCGAAGGCGCGGTACCTTTGGCGTTAGTCGTGATGGCAATCGGCGCAGGTGCAATGACCGTCAGCCATGTAAACGACAGCTTCTTCTGGGTCGTCACCCAGTTCACAGGCATGAAAGTAACCGATGCCTATAAAGCCCAAACAGCAGCAACCTTGCTACAGGGACTTGTCACCATCGTAACATCCATGCTCCTTTGGGCCATTCTCGTTTAA
- a CDS encoding class I SAM-dependent methyltransferase: MEKVVPIRDSIYLDFLSKFGVGGAHPGGISLTKEILMMEQINAESRILDAGCGTGQTAAYLASTYGAIVTGVDINPIMVEKAKQRMATHKLPVEIIQGSIENLPLKSESFDIILSESVLAFVNKPKAINEIFRLLKTGGRFIGNELTINQKPGNVMEDEIKKFYGFDSLPLEADWVGLLEQAGFKNIKIRTQAQPTLQNNATTEFHYSQHIEPKLFAVMNQHFLIMTKYQGILDYRIFTCSK; the protein is encoded by the coding sequence ATGGAGAAGGTGGTTCCGATTCGGGATTCGATTTATTTAGATTTTTTGTCCAAGTTTGGGGTTGGTGGGGCTCATCCGGGCGGGATTAGCCTGACGAAGGAAATTCTGATGATGGAGCAGATTAATGCGGAATCACGGATTTTGGATGCGGGCTGCGGAACCGGGCAAACAGCGGCGTATCTCGCTTCCACGTATGGGGCCATTGTTACAGGCGTAGACATTAACCCCATTATGGTTGAAAAGGCAAAGCAGAGAATGGCCACACACAAGTTGCCGGTCGAAATCATCCAAGGCTCAATTGAAAATCTTCCTCTGAAAAGCGAATCGTTCGATATCATTCTTTCCGAATCTGTCCTAGCTTTTGTCAATAAACCAAAGGCGATCAATGAAATATTCCGTCTGCTGAAAACAGGAGGAAGATTTATCGGAAACGAACTCACCATTAACCAAAAACCCGGTAACGTGATGGAGGACGAAATAAAGAAGTTTTATGGGTTCGATTCTCTGCCACTGGAGGCAGATTGGGTCGGACTATTGGAACAGGCTGGATTCAAAAACATTAAAATCCGCACGCAAGCCCAGCCGACTCTCCAAAACAATGCCACGACGGAATTCCATTACTCACAGCATATCGAGCCCAAACTGTTCGCAGTCATGAACCAGCATTTCCTCATCATGACGAAGTACCAGGGAATATTGGATTACAGGATTTTCACCTGTTCAAAATAG